The following proteins come from a genomic window of Streptomyces sp. NBC_01716:
- a CDS encoding M16 family metallopeptidase, producing MPMGHTATAQAGSGGLTATEHRLANGLRVVLSEDHLTPVAAVCLWYDVGSRHEVKGRTGLAHLFEHLMFQGSKQVKGNGHFELVQGAGGSLNGTTSFERTNYFETMPTHQLELALWLEADRMGSLLSALDDEGMENQRDVVKNERRQRYDNVPYGTAFERLTALSYPEGHPYHHTPIGSMADLDAATLDDARQFFRTYYAPNNAVLSVVGDIDPEQTLAWVQKYFGSIPGHDGKQAPRDGSLPDIIGEQLREEIREEVPARALMAAYRLPQDGTRESDAADLALTVLGGGESSRLHNRLVRRDRTAVSAGFGLLRLAGAPSLGWLDVKTSGGVEVPQIEAAVDEELARFAADGPTDEEMERAQAQLEREWLDRLGTVAGRADELCRFAVLFGDPQLALTAVQRVLEVTADEVRAVAEARLRPDNRAVLVYEPVTSDDEDAAADETTDEHEGADQ from the coding sequence ATGCCCATGGGTCACACGGCCACAGCGCAGGCCGGTTCCGGCGGCCTGACAGCGACCGAGCACCGGCTCGCCAACGGACTGCGCGTGGTGCTCTCCGAGGACCACCTGACCCCGGTCGCCGCGGTCTGCCTCTGGTACGACGTCGGCTCACGCCACGAGGTCAAGGGCCGTACGGGCCTCGCCCACCTCTTCGAGCACCTGATGTTCCAGGGCTCGAAGCAGGTCAAGGGCAACGGTCACTTCGAGCTGGTGCAGGGCGCCGGCGGCTCCCTCAACGGCACCACCAGCTTCGAGCGCACCAACTACTTCGAGACCATGCCCACCCACCAGCTGGAGCTCGCCCTCTGGCTGGAGGCCGACCGCATGGGCTCGCTGCTCTCCGCCCTGGACGACGAGGGGATGGAGAACCAGCGCGACGTGGTGAAGAACGAACGCCGACAGCGTTATGACAACGTGCCCTACGGCACCGCCTTCGAGCGCCTGACAGCGCTTTCCTACCCCGAGGGCCACCCGTACCACCACACGCCGATCGGCTCGATGGCCGACCTGGACGCGGCGACCCTCGACGACGCGCGGCAGTTCTTCCGTACGTACTACGCGCCGAACAACGCGGTGCTCTCGGTCGTCGGCGACATCGATCCCGAGCAGACCCTCGCCTGGGTCCAGAAGTACTTCGGCTCGATCCCGGGGCACGACGGCAAGCAGGCGCCGCGCGACGGCTCGCTGCCCGACATCATCGGCGAGCAGCTGCGCGAGGAGATCCGCGAGGAGGTCCCGGCGCGCGCGCTGATGGCCGCCTACCGGCTGCCGCAGGACGGCACCCGCGAGTCCGACGCCGCCGATCTGGCGCTCACCGTCCTCGGCGGCGGCGAGTCCTCCCGTCTCCACAACCGCCTGGTGCGCCGCGACCGTACGGCCGTGTCGGCCGGATTCGGACTGCTGCGCCTGGCCGGCGCGCCCTCGCTGGGCTGGCTGGACGTGAAGACGTCCGGTGGCGTCGAGGTGCCGCAGATCGAGGCCGCGGTCGACGAGGAGCTGGCCCGGTTCGCTGCCGATGGCCCCACGGACGAGGAAATGGAGCGCGCCCAGGCCCAGTTGGAGCGCGAATGGCTCGACCGGCTCGGTACGGTCGCGGGCCGCGCGGACGAACTGTGCAGGTTCGCGGTGCTGTTCGGCGACCCGCAGCTGGCACTGACCGCCGTCCAGCGGGTGCTGGAGGTCACGGCCGACGAGGTGCGCGCGGTGGCCGAGGCCCGGCTGCGCCCGGACAACAGGGCGGTGCTGGTCTACGAGCCGGTCACCTCCGACGACGAGGACGCCGCCGCCGACGAGACCACCGACGAGCACGAGGGGGCGGACCAGTGA